The following is a genomic window from Fusobacterium sp. DD2.
CATTTCTGGAATTATCCGTATAGGAAAGAGATGATATTGAATTTTGAATTTCAGTAGTTATATCCACTCCAGCATAATAAACTATAATTCTTATATTCCTAGCTAGCCCATCAAATCACCTCTTCCATGGTGGCAATGTATCTGACTGATATGTTTCTAACGGGATATCTGGAACTATTATCGAAATTCCCGAGTCAAATATTGCTATTCCTATCAGTGCAGGATTAGCACGGATAAGATTAGTGAAATATTTTTCTGAGCCATACACCTTGTAACTGATTAAATCCCAGGTATCGCCGCTTATAGTTGTGTATACTTTAACTTTCATCAAATAATCGCCGTCCTTTTCTTTTTATTCTCCATTTCAGCTATTGCTTTTTTAACAGCATTAGCTATATCATTAGGATCTCCTCCGTTAGCAGTTATATTTATAGTGAACTGATTGTTATCCTTGGATACTATATTTGTTGGAGAAGATGCAACTTGAGTATTTAATTTAGCAGCTGTAACAGCCAGTTTTGTTCCTTTCATAGTGTCAGCTGGTCCCGGTAAAATATTTCTATTACTTCCAGCAATACTGATACTTCTTGAAGTAGCTAAATTTTTAAATTCTTCCGCTGGGACTGTAGTTTTTACATTCTCTGCGGCATTCTTTAACTGCTCCGTCTTTTCGTCAGTATCATCAAATAGTCCAGTTATTTTATTCCATACCCCTGTAACTATGTCTACTAAGCCGTCAAACATCTTCTTTATGCCACCTATTAAGTCCTCAAACCCTTTCTTTACAAGTTCAAAGTTTCCAGTAAATATTCCTATTACTATTTCCCAAAATCCTCTGAAGTAATCAAATAGGCCGCCAAAAATCTTCTTAATACTCTCCAGTAAAGACTGAATTCTTTCGGTTATACCTGGAAACATTGATTCTAAAAACCCAAGTATTCTATCCCAAACATTTGAGATTATATCAAATAGGCCACCAAATATATCACCATATCCATCCACCATATCTCCGAAGCCTTCTTTTATAAGTCCAAAATTTAAAGTAAATACTCCTTTGATTACTTTCCAGATTCCAGTGAAATACTGTTTAAGGCCATTAAATATCCGTATTACTCCAGCTCTAAACCAGTCTACTTTTTTATACAACACTACAAAAATAGCAATAGCAGCAACTACTGCTAGAATGATTAGTCCCACAGGATTACTTATAAATGCAGCTTTAAGGGCTAACCCAACTATTTTTATAATCTTTACAAACTTCATTAGTCCCACAGGATTACTTATAAATGCAGCTTTAAGGGCTAACCCAACTATTTTTATAATCTTTACAAACTTCATTAGTCCACCAAATAAGAACGAAAACGTTTTAGATAATAATGGAAACATAGTACGCAGGGCATTACTAATACCACCAAGTTTAAATGCTGCAATTCCTTTATTCAACCAACTGAACATTGGTATCACATTACCAATCATTTTATTGGTAGCTCCTACCGTAATACTAAATAGTGCAAATGCTCCAACTGCTTTCATTATGCCCATTGTTAATTTAGGGTTTTCCTTTACAAAATTTGCAATCTTAGAAAGTGTAACTGTAAAACTTTTCAAGCTTTCCTTTATCTCAGGAGCTAAGCTCTTACCCATATCTGCTAATATATTAGAGATTGAGTTAAATGCTTGCTTGAAAGTGTTTGTAAGGGTGTTCATTCTATTAGCATACTCAGTATCTACTGAGCCTTCTGTCATCTCTGATTTTGCAAGTTTAAGATTTTCCTTTACCTTGTCAACGTTTGTAGCTAATGTTGCTACAGAGTTGATTGCTTGCTCGCCAAATATATCATTAATCACTGCTGCTTTATCTTCCGCCTTTAGTTGATTAATTTTTTCAAGCACTCTTATTATTGTTCCTTCTGCGTCTTTTGCCATATCCTTATGTACCTGATCTGGATTTAATCCTAAGTACTCGAAAGCGATTGCTTTTTTCTGTGAATCGGCTCCCTTTCCAAGCTGTAAATACAATTGTTTTAATCCAGTACTTGCTACTTCTGCACTTGTACCCATTGACAGTAATGTAGCACCAAATGCCACGTTTGCTTCTTTAGATACATTTTGTGTCCTTGCTAGACCTCCTACCCGGTTAGATATTTCTACCAGCTGGTCAGCATGTGCAGCTGTATTATCTGCCATATAGTTAATTACATCAGCAAAAGCAAATGTTTGTTTTTGTGTAAGACCTAATTGATTTTTACTCTTCGCTATAAATTCTCCAGCAGCTTCAGTACTCATATCAAAAGCCACTTTTAATTTCATAGCTCTTTCAGTAAAGGCCACTATATCCTCCTTAGCCACACCGGATTGTGCTGCAGCTCCGGCTATCTCATAAACTTCTGTTTGCTTAAGAGGCGAATTCTCTGATAGCTTTCTGATTTGAGCAAAATAGGCTTCCTCTTCGGCCTTATCTTTAAAATCAATCATTTTTTTCAAGTCTGCTTGGGACTCTTCCAGATCCGCATAAAGTTTGACAGGTATAAGGAGAGTTGCTCCAATTTTAAGACCTCGGGCTATTTGCTTACCACCTTTATCTGAAAATTGTTTAGCCAAATCATTGTTTTTCTTTATTCTCGTCAATGTTTTTTCATATTCCTGTTGTTTTGCCAGTTGCTTATTTACATCAGCTAGTTTACTCTTGTAATTTTCAAGAGTATATCCTTCTTTCTCTAATGCTGAACGTGCAGCTTCAAACACGTGTCTTTGACGTTCTTTCTGTTTATTTAATCTATCAACATACTTTTCTGCGTCCTTTACATGCTTAGCAAATTGGGCGTTCTGTCCGCCTGTTCTTTCGTACTCAGTCTTTAACTTTTTCAGATTGCTACAAGCATTAAGATACTCCTTATTTAGCCCTTCATAATTCTTCTTTACTTTGTCTAAATTCTCAAGTTTTTTCTGCGTCTTTGATAAAACCTTATTTTGCTCAGCCATATCTTTAGTTGTACTACTTACTTTTTTAAAGCTATCTACTACCTCAGCAACTCCAGCAACTCCCATAATCCATTGCAAATCCATCTGTTTAGCCATCAACTCACCTCCCTATTTATTTTTTATTCGCTCCTGCTCTTCCTGAACTAAGGTTTGAGCTCTATCTACCCAATAATCAAGCTCGTACAGGCTGCATTCCTGTAAATCATTGCAGCCTATATTCAGCTTGAAGTGATTTAATACTTGTGTTAAATCAACTATCAAATCCTGGTATACTATGCTCCAGTAACTTCTGTTCCAGAATTTGTTTTCGGTTTCTGGTCTGCCCAACCTTTGCTCAAAAAAAGACGTGTTTTACCAACCACTTGTAAATAGTCTTCTGCTTTTAAAGTTAGTAAATCTCCATACTTTACACCTAATGCAAAGGCTGCAACTGTAACTGCCCAAGTATCTTCCAACTCTTTCACAGCAGCAGTTTCCCTGTTTCTAAGTTTAAACTCTTTTTCACACTGAACTA
Proteins encoded in this region:
- a CDS encoding phage tail tape measure protein, producing the protein MAKQMDLQWIMGVAGVAEVVDSFKKVSSTTKDMAEQNKVLSKTQKKLENLDKVKKNYEGLNKEYLNACSNLKKLKTEYERTGGQNAQFAKHVKDAEKYVDRLNKQKERQRHVFEAARSALEKEGYTLENYKSKLADVNKQLAKQQEYEKTLTRIKKNNDLAKQFSDKGGKQIARGLKIGATLLIPVKLYADLEESQADLKKMIDFKDKAEEEAYFAQIRKLSENSPLKQTEVYEIAGAAAQSGVAKEDIVAFTERAMKLKVAFDMSTEAAGEFIAKSKNQLGLTQKQTFAFADVINYMADNTAAHADQLVEISNRVGGLARTQNVSKEANVAFGATLLSMGTSAEVASTGLKQLYLQLGKGADSQKKAIAFEYLGLNPDQVHKDMAKDAEGTIIRVLEKINQLKAEDKAAVINDIFGEQAINSVATLATNVDKVKENLKLAKSEMTEGSVDTEYANRMNTLTNTFKQAFNSISNILADMGKSLAPEIKESLKSFTVTLSKIANFVKENPKLTMGIMKAVGAFALFSITVGATNKMIGNVIPMFSWLNKGIAAFKLGGISNALRTMFPLLSKTFSFLFGGLMKFVKIIKIVGLALKAAFISNPVGLMKFVKIIKIVGLALKAAFISNPVGLIILAVVAAIAIFVVLYKKVDWFRAGVIRIFNGLKQYFTGIWKVIKGVFTLNFGLIKEGFGDMVDGYGDIFGGLFDIISNVWDRILGFLESMFPGITERIQSLLESIKKIFGGLFDYFRGFWEIVIGIFTGNFELVKKGFEDLIGGIKKMFDGLVDIVTGVWNKITGLFDDTDEKTEQLKNAAENVKTTVPAEEFKNLATSRSISIAGSNRNILPGPADTMKGTKLAVTAAKLNTQVASSPTNIVSKDNNQFTINITANGGDPNDIANAVKKAIAEMENKKKRTAII
- a CDS encoding tail protein X; this translates as MKVKVYTTISGDTWDLISYKVYGSEKYFTNLIRANPALIGIAIFDSGISIIVPDIPLETYQSDTLPPWKR